From the Pontiella agarivorans genome, one window contains:
- a CDS encoding sulfatase family protein: MKTQFFYGCIGLLALAIQAERPNILLVCADDMSHTSCYGHSFVSTPHFDSIAEEGLKFTRMYTPSSKCAPSRAVILTGRNPWQLEGAGNHKPVWPDKFISFVEVLTENGYFTGFTGKGWNPGVHPKGRNLTGTEYNQHRIEPTHLKVSPFDYSANFKAFMADKPADKPFFFWYGAKEPHRGYEYKSGVKAGKSLSSLEFLPAFWPDTEAVRHDILDYAVEVEYFDRHLGEILQTLEKSGELENTLIIATSDNAMPFPRYKGHPHEFATRIPFVVQWPGHIVNPGRTCAEFASFIDLAPTCLEAAGIHVKTCGMQPVEGRSLFDFFADKVEGRDRVLTGRERNDMCRPNGWGYPVRSLHRGDFVYMHNFEPDRWPSGTEEAGFRDTDWSPTKSEIMYKFKGSDSWNLCFGKRPREELYMIKNDPECMVNLADNPEYAELKNRMKTELFDALTEQGDPRMHGDPGFFDRSRPERIPEYDELVRGMNKKKN, encoded by the coding sequence ATGAAAACTCAGTTTTTCTATGGGTGCATCGGGCTGCTGGCTTTGGCGATACAGGCTGAGCGCCCGAATATCCTGTTGGTCTGTGCCGATGATATGTCGCATACGAGCTGTTACGGGCATTCGTTTGTTTCCACGCCGCACTTTGATTCGATTGCTGAAGAAGGGCTTAAATTTACACGGATGTATACGCCGAGCAGCAAGTGTGCGCCGTCGCGGGCCGTGATCCTTACCGGGCGGAATCCGTGGCAGCTTGAAGGTGCAGGGAACCATAAGCCGGTCTGGCCGGATAAATTTATAAGTTTCGTGGAAGTGCTCACGGAGAACGGTTATTTCACCGGGTTCACCGGAAAGGGCTGGAATCCGGGGGTTCACCCGAAGGGACGGAATCTCACCGGAACGGAGTATAATCAGCATCGCATCGAGCCAACGCATCTGAAGGTATCGCCTTTTGATTATTCCGCTAACTTTAAAGCTTTCATGGCGGATAAACCTGCGGATAAACCCTTCTTTTTCTGGTATGGCGCCAAGGAGCCGCATCGGGGTTATGAATATAAATCGGGAGTAAAGGCGGGGAAAAGCCTGTCATCGCTGGAGTTTCTTCCGGCGTTCTGGCCGGATACCGAAGCGGTTCGGCACGATATTCTCGACTATGCAGTCGAGGTGGAATATTTCGATCGGCATCTCGGGGAAATTTTACAGACCCTGGAAAAATCGGGAGAATTAGAGAATACACTGATCATCGCCACATCGGATAACGCCATGCCGTTTCCGCGCTATAAGGGACATCCGCACGAATTCGCCACGCGCATTCCGTTTGTGGTGCAGTGGCCCGGACATATTGTAAATCCTGGAAGAACGTGTGCTGAATTCGCCAGTTTCATTGATCTGGCGCCGACCTGTCTCGAAGCAGCTGGAATCCATGTGAAAACCTGCGGTATGCAACCGGTTGAAGGGCGGAGTCTGTTTGATTTTTTTGCCGATAAGGTTGAAGGCCGCGATCGTGTACTGACCGGGCGCGAGCGCAACGACATGTGCCGGCCGAACGGCTGGGGCTATCCGGTGCGCAGTCTGCATCGGGGCGACTTTGTTTATATGCATAATTTTGAGCCGGATCGCTGGCCGTCCGGTACGGAAGAGGCGGGATTCCGGGATACGGACTGGAGTCCGACGAAGTCGGAAATTATGTATAAATTTAAAGGAAGTGATTCCTGGAATCTGTGTTTTGGAAAACGCCCGCGCGAAGAACTTTATATGATTAAAAACGATCCGGAATGCATGGTGAATCTGGCTGATAACCCGGAGTATGCGGAGCTGAAGAACAGAATGAAAACGGAACTTTTCGACGCGCTTACTGAACAGGGGGATCCGAGGATGCATGGCGACCCGGGCTTTTTTGACCGGAGTCGGCCGGAACGGATTCCTGAATACGATGAATTGGTTCGGGGCATGAATAAAAAGAAAAATTAG
- a CDS encoding 3-keto-disaccharide hydrolase — protein MMKKWIVVLALSLAGGVWAEGAWKDLLEGGNLDQWWQKNPSAGWVMEADGSVHLPAGVKGGSLSTRESFQDFELRFEWKISEGGNSGVYYRAAKGKSPEYQILDDEKHVRGQWPVSRAAALYDLFGRSDDSCYKPAGEWNTGKIVAEGKRLQHWLNGVKVVDVEVDSPEWNEAFAKSKFKNPETYGKMNGKIWFQDHGGEVWYRNVLIRSR, from the coding sequence ATGATGAAGAAATGGATTGTGGTATTGGCTCTGAGTCTGGCCGGCGGTGTTTGGGCGGAAGGTGCATGGAAGGACCTGCTGGAAGGGGGAAATCTTGACCAGTGGTGGCAGAAGAATCCATCCGCCGGCTGGGTTATGGAAGCAGACGGTTCGGTACATTTGCCGGCCGGTGTAAAAGGGGGATCGTTGTCGACCCGGGAATCATTTCAGGATTTTGAATTGCGGTTTGAATGGAAGATTTCCGAGGGCGGGAACAGTGGAGTCTATTACCGGGCGGCAAAAGGAAAGAGCCCTGAATATCAGATTCTGGATGATGAAAAACATGTGCGCGGTCAGTGGCCGGTTTCCCGGGCGGCAGCTCTTTATGATCTCTTCGGACGTTCTGATGACAGCTGCTATAAGCCGGCCGGGGAATGGAATACCGGAAAAATTGTGGCTGAAGGGAAGCGGCTGCAGCACTGGCTTAACGGAGTGAAGGTGGTGGATGTGGAAGTAGACAGTCCGGAATGGAATGAAGCTTTTGCCAAGAGCAAATTCAAGAATCCCGAGACTTACGGAAAAATGAACGGAAAGATCTGGTTTCAGGATCATGGCGGTGAAGTCTGGTACCGGAATGTGTTGATCCGAAGCCGCTAA
- a CDS encoding Gfo/Idh/MocA family oxidoreductase — protein MKFSRRTGLFAGGAATAVSLIPGKVLGANEKVNIAWIGVGGRGNRLLSNFERSGLMNVVAMCDVDLKSSFVDEAKARFPNAYLYDDWRKLFDEKANEFDAVMVMVPDHSHFPVTMAAMALGKHVYTEKPLARTFQEIDLMIKASEKYGVVNQMGNQGFSGDNYFQFKAWKEAGIIKNVRHVDAFINNGFAWYPHHYDKSKAITGWPAGDPMPEHINWDVWMGTTPEHPYSTLYSRNKWRGWQQYGTGAFGDWGAHIFDTMHHFLEFGMPESIEVKKLRGKHELIFCEASTLGFKFPERNGLPALTVDYYDGWTNLPPIPKEFEGREHNFHKDPGKFIFSDDLVFYGKHHGNPLQVIPYDRYRELLKAGKLPKDFGKNSDHYANFLLACKGEEKTRSPFSIAGPLSQFLILGSIAQRIGNEGETLEFDRETNRFKNNDLANSLLKDTPRKGWEQYYKL, from the coding sequence ATGAAGTTTTCAAGACGTACGGGGTTGTTTGCGGGAGGAGCTGCCACTGCGGTTTCTCTTATTCCCGGTAAAGTTTTAGGCGCAAATGAAAAGGTGAATATCGCCTGGATCGGTGTAGGCGGGCGCGGCAATCGGCTGCTGAGTAATTTTGAGCGTTCTGGGCTTATGAACGTTGTGGCGATGTGCGACGTGGATTTGAAATCGAGTTTTGTGGATGAAGCCAAAGCCCGTTTCCCGAATGCCTATCTTTACGATGACTGGCGTAAGCTTTTTGATGAAAAGGCCAATGAGTTTGATGCGGTGATGGTGATGGTTCCGGACCATTCGCATTTTCCGGTAACAATGGCCGCGATGGCCCTGGGAAAGCATGTCTACACCGAAAAACCGCTGGCCCGCACGTTCCAGGAAATTGATCTGATGATCAAAGCTTCCGAAAAATACGGTGTGGTCAACCAAATGGGAAATCAGGGGTTTTCCGGCGACAATTATTTTCAGTTCAAGGCCTGGAAAGAAGCAGGCATTATTAAAAACGTTCGCCATGTGGACGCCTTCATCAACAATGGTTTTGCCTGGTATCCGCATCACTACGACAAGAGCAAAGCGATCACCGGCTGGCCGGCGGGGGATCCGATGCCGGAACACATTAACTGGGATGTCTGGATGGGGACGACGCCCGAACATCCTTACAGCACCCTTTATTCCCGGAATAAATGGCGCGGCTGGCAACAGTACGGTACCGGAGCATTCGGCGACTGGGGGGCACATATTTTCGATACCATGCACCACTTCCTGGAATTCGGTATGCCGGAATCGATTGAAGTGAAAAAGCTGCGGGGAAAACACGAGCTGATTTTCTGCGAGGCTTCAACACTTGGATTTAAATTCCCGGAACGCAACGGCCTGCCGGCATTGACTGTGGACTATTATGACGGTTGGACCAATCTGCCGCCTATTCCGAAAGAGTTCGAGGGCCGTGAACACAATTTCCATAAAGATCCCGGTAAATTTATCTTTTCCGACGATCTGGTATTCTATGGGAAACACCACGGTAATCCGTTGCAGGTGATTCCTTACGATCGATACCGGGAACTGCTGAAAGCGGGAAAACTTCCGAAAGATTTCGGGAAAAATTCTGATCACTACGCCAACTTCCTGCTGGCCTGCAAAGGAGAGGAAAAGACGCGTTCTCCGTTTTCCATTGCAGGTCCGCTTTCGCAGTTCCTTATTCTCGGTTCCATTGCGCAGCGTATTGGCAATGAAGGCGAGACGCTGGAGTTTGATCGCGAAACCAACCGGTTTAAAAACAACGATCTGGCCAACAGTCTGCTGAAAGACACTCCCCGCAAGGGTTGGGAACAGTATTATAAACTGTAG
- a CDS encoding response regulator transcription factor produces the protein MCEDTYFINNGMGACVSMEENTRILVVDDNALLRLGLTETFNIEPGFEPVGQAANGSEALELVRKLKPDVVTMDYQMPGDNGIETTRKILAEFPHIKVVLLSVFDSEEDIFKAYTAGVRGYLTKKAGEVEEVIEAVQEVAKGGTYFPAAIAAKLEERKEKDDLTPREMEVLQLLAEGCSNKEIVDRLGISLPTVKLHIINLREKLNAADRTQAVVHAFKQGILHLNA, from the coding sequence ATGTGTGAAGATACATATTTCATCAACAATGGAATGGGAGCCTGCGTGAGCATGGAAGAAAATACCAGAATCCTGGTGGTGGATGATAATGCGCTGCTACGGCTGGGGTTGACCGAAACCTTTAATATTGAGCCGGGTTTTGAGCCTGTCGGACAGGCGGCCAACGGGAGTGAGGCGCTTGAACTGGTCCGTAAACTGAAGCCTGATGTGGTTACGATGGATTATCAGATGCCTGGAGATAACGGGATTGAAACCACCCGGAAGATTCTGGCTGAATTTCCTCATATTAAAGTGGTGCTCCTGTCTGTCTTCGATTCGGAAGAGGATATTTTTAAAGCCTATACCGCCGGCGTGCGCGGATATCTCACCAAAAAAGCCGGTGAAGTTGAAGAGGTTATCGAGGCGGTGCAGGAAGTGGCCAAAGGAGGAACCTATTTCCCGGCCGCAATTGCTGCGAAGTTGGAAGAGCGTAAGGAAAAAGATGATCTGACTCCGCGCGAAATGGAAGTGCTCCAACTGCTGGCAGAGGGGTGCAGCAATAAAGAGATTGTGGATCGTCTGGGTATTTCACTGCCGACAGTGAAGCTGCACATCATCAATCTCCGTGAAAAACTGAACGCCGCAGACCGGACCCAGGCGGTCGTGCATGCCTTTAAACAGGGTATTCTGCATCTAAATGCGTAA
- a CDS encoding PEP-CTERM sorting domain-containing protein (PEP-CTERM proteins occur, often in large numbers, in the proteomes of bacteria that also encode an exosortase, a predicted intramembrane cysteine proteinase. The presence of a PEP-CTERM domain at a protein's C-terminus predicts cleavage within the sorting domain, followed by covalent anchoring to some some component of the (usually Gram-negative) cell surface. Many PEP-CTERM proteins exhibit an unusual sequence composition that includes large numbers of potential glycosylation sites. Expression of one such protein has been shown restore the ability of a bacterium to form floc, a type of biofilm.), translated as MNTKILTAGLAVAGLLLNVSADVVWNEDFEGAALGATSGNNQTLAGTSVQTANTASSVVVDSTTDPAAAAAFTFASGNFIRLSASSNDYAAVRSALNPISFAQVSSDATYTLSFDIYIPVTLDKAVGDIQPRFKLNGAGGSGATDASQTVADAGQYHIVYTGQISDFINTDVNEARPFIGIDQDGGKLVQENFDYMYMDNIQLEVIPEPATLGLVAAFGGGIILIRRRFMM; from the coding sequence ATGAATACAAAAATACTCACAGCAGGATTGGCAGTCGCTGGACTGCTATTGAATGTTTCAGCCGATGTAGTCTGGAACGAAGACTTCGAAGGGGCTGCGCTTGGAGCAACCTCCGGCAATAATCAAACGTTGGCCGGAACGTCGGTTCAGACGGCGAATACGGCTTCGAGTGTTGTGGTGGATTCCACAACCGATCCTGCCGCAGCTGCAGCCTTCACATTTGCATCCGGAAACTTTATCCGGCTTTCTGCCAGCTCGAATGATTATGCTGCGGTGCGTTCCGCGCTCAATCCGATCAGTTTTGCGCAGGTTTCATCGGATGCCACCTATACGTTATCATTCGATATCTATATTCCGGTTACGCTCGATAAAGCTGTAGGTGATATTCAGCCGCGGTTCAAGCTGAACGGAGCGGGCGGAAGCGGCGCGACAGACGCCAGTCAGACGGTGGCGGATGCCGGTCAGTATCACATCGTTTATACCGGGCAGATTTCCGACTTCATCAACACGGATGTGAATGAAGCGCGTCCATTCATCGGTATTGATCAGGACGGCGGAAAGCTGGTGCAGGAAAACTTCGATTATATGTATATGGATAACATTCAGTTGGAGGTAATTCCGGAACCGGCCACGCTTGGATTGGTCGCAGCTTTCGGCGGCGGCATTATTTTAATCCGCCGTCGTTTTATGATGTGA
- a CDS encoding sulfatase: protein MKNMLLMMAILLTGAVSGEEQRPPNIVFVMVDDLGLYDLNCYGYKAVDTPHANRLAEEGMLFRHAYAASTVCTPSRAGVISGQAPARLHLTNHISNQHFAPENPVLLNAPEVTALPTDVVTFAEVLRDHGYACGFFGKWHLSRQKTDGSNRVEDERTQPDHQGFENNAGGNGNGGPSGGWFSPYKNPYLPNGPEGEYLPERLENEAVVYMEANKDKPFLIAMWNYTVHSPLETTDALTEKYRARKAAGEKVGNPVYAGMVEAADAVLGRLLEKLDELGLQDNTFVILTSDNGGFNYGVADAPPLRKTKSWLYEGGLRIPMIVRWPGRVKPGTVSEAYVSHLDYFPTFMEVAGIPKDPDLILDGESLVPLLTGTGGIERDALYFHYPNYAWHAKNRLGGAVIEGDYKLLNWYDDDSVELYQLKKDPGEKNDIAAENPELAERLKRKFKKWLKDVNANMPVPNPDYVPPVE, encoded by the coding sequence ATGAAGAATATGCTGTTGATGATGGCGATTTTACTGACCGGGGCGGTATCGGGTGAAGAACAGCGTCCGCCGAATATTGTTTTTGTAATGGTCGATGATCTGGGGTTGTATGATCTCAACTGCTACGGATACAAGGCGGTCGATACCCCGCATGCGAACCGGTTGGCCGAAGAGGGGATGCTTTTTCGGCATGCGTATGCGGCATCCACGGTTTGTACCCCGTCGCGGGCGGGTGTGATCAGTGGTCAGGCACCGGCCCGGCTGCATTTGACCAACCATATCTCCAATCAGCATTTTGCCCCGGAAAATCCGGTTTTGCTGAATGCCCCGGAAGTGACGGCACTGCCGACGGATGTGGTTACTTTTGCTGAGGTGTTGCGGGATCACGGGTATGCCTGCGGCTTTTTCGGGAAATGGCATTTATCGCGACAGAAAACCGACGGCAGTAACCGGGTGGAGGATGAACGCACCCAGCCGGATCATCAGGGGTTTGAAAATAATGCGGGCGGTAATGGAAATGGCGGACCATCCGGCGGATGGTTTTCCCCCTATAAAAATCCTTACCTTCCAAATGGACCGGAAGGTGAATACCTGCCGGAACGCCTGGAAAATGAAGCGGTGGTGTATATGGAGGCGAACAAAGATAAGCCCTTCCTGATTGCCATGTGGAATTACACGGTGCATTCCCCGCTGGAAACTACGGATGCACTGACTGAAAAATACCGGGCCCGGAAAGCGGCGGGTGAAAAGGTCGGTAATCCGGTGTATGCCGGAATGGTGGAGGCGGCCGATGCGGTGCTGGGCCGTTTGCTGGAAAAACTGGATGAGCTCGGATTGCAGGATAACACATTCGTTATTCTGACTTCAGATAATGGCGGATTTAACTATGGGGTTGCTGATGCTCCGCCGCTGCGGAAGACCAAGAGCTGGCTCTATGAGGGTGGACTGCGGATTCCGATGATTGTTCGATGGCCGGGCAGAGTGAAGCCGGGAACGGTCAGCGAAGCATATGTATCGCATCTCGATTATTTTCCTACCTTTATGGAAGTGGCCGGCATACCGAAAGATCCGGATCTTATTCTGGACGGCGAAAGTCTGGTTCCGTTGCTGACCGGTACAGGCGGGATAGAGCGTGATGCACTTTATTTTCATTATCCGAATTATGCCTGGCACGCGAAAAACCGGTTGGGCGGCGCTGTCATTGAGGGCGATTATAAACTGCTCAACTGGTACGACGATGATTCGGTCGAGCTCTATCAGCTTAAAAAGGATCCGGGTGAAAAGAATGACATTGCGGCAGAAAATCCGGAACTGGCGGAGCGGCTGAAACGTAAATTTAAAAAATGGCTGAAGGATGTGAATGCCAATATGCCGGTGCCCAATCCGGATTATGTTCCTCCTGTAGAGTGA
- a CDS encoding glycoside hydrolase family protein, with translation MISAAVRIHLKKRVDARIKIKRWMAAAALLSGLICGANADIRVTGLSLEKREIARDGTTGLNITLSNDASEAQTIKLGIYIWKEGNDFSPEHEINPLRQVKEVHCGAGETTALRISVYPQLLQIMWGNNRNLTAPGKYIFRVGEVARGAQSPEAVLRVKDVIGKQENAYEASYLTSNPLRDALLPVPESAIFKMEGYGVWCPSVIKVGDTWHMFCSRWKKGTHWGRSHIIRATSTSLFGPYEFREIVMDGPGFPYAWGKRGLHNPKIMKVGDKFLLHFLAMSGSRGPAKTTGFALADSITGPWEVVDHVVLPCSNAALWVHEDGRAYAVGKDNMKVGDKVIRTLKAYRADSYLGPYKEIGDGENRLPYGFEHEDPTIWWANNQYNVILTDWLGNVTGEQKSVIYFTSKNGIDYKLFSPQAVWRRSEPFPMIRQSGEVVDELLAQIERPEVVLNEKGEVIALLVGVVDRAPHGERDNYIMIRPVDAFVPDNK, from the coding sequence ATGATAAGCGCCGCAGTACGGATTCATTTAAAAAAAAGGGTTGATGCCCGAATAAAAATAAAAAGATGGATGGCTGCGGCGGCTTTGCTGAGCGGCCTGATCTGCGGGGCGAATGCGGATATCCGGGTAACCGGACTCTCTCTGGAAAAAAGGGAGATCGCACGTGATGGAACAACGGGTTTAAATATCACGTTGTCAAATGATGCTTCTGAGGCACAGACCATAAAACTGGGGATTTATATCTGGAAAGAGGGAAACGATTTTTCACCGGAACATGAAATTAATCCGCTCCGTCAGGTGAAGGAAGTGCATTGTGGGGCTGGAGAGACGACGGCGTTGCGCATTTCGGTTTATCCGCAGCTTCTGCAGATTATGTGGGGTAACAACCGGAACCTGACTGCACCCGGAAAATACATTTTTCGAGTTGGTGAGGTTGCTCGCGGTGCGCAGTCACCGGAGGCCGTACTGAGGGTGAAGGATGTAATCGGTAAACAGGAAAATGCGTACGAAGCTTCCTATCTCACATCGAATCCGCTGAGAGATGCTTTATTACCTGTTCCTGAATCAGCCATCTTTAAGATGGAAGGCTATGGGGTGTGGTGCCCGAGTGTGATCAAGGTGGGTGATACCTGGCATATGTTTTGTTCGCGTTGGAAAAAAGGAACGCACTGGGGACGGAGCCACATCATTCGCGCAACCTCTACATCACTTTTCGGTCCGTATGAGTTCCGAGAAATTGTTATGGATGGTCCCGGCTTCCCCTATGCGTGGGGGAAACGTGGGTTGCATAACCCCAAAATTATGAAAGTCGGCGATAAATTTCTTTTGCATTTCCTGGCGATGTCGGGGAGCCGCGGTCCGGCAAAAACAACAGGCTTTGCGCTGGCGGATTCCATTACAGGTCCGTGGGAGGTTGTTGATCACGTGGTGCTGCCCTGCAGCAATGCTGCGTTGTGGGTGCATGAAGACGGCCGTGCTTATGCCGTTGGAAAAGATAATATGAAGGTCGGCGATAAGGTTATCCGTACGCTGAAGGCCTATCGTGCCGATTCCTATCTGGGCCCGTATAAAGAAATCGGTGATGGCGAAAATCGGCTTCCTTACGGTTTTGAACATGAAGATCCGACGATTTGGTGGGCGAATAATCAGTATAACGTGATTCTGACGGATTGGCTGGGGAATGTGACCGGAGAGCAGAAGTCTGTGATTTACTTTACGTCAAAAAACGGAATCGACTATAAGCTGTTTTCTCCGCAGGCCGTATGGCGGCGTTCAGAACCGTTTCCGATGATCAGACAGTCCGGCGAGGTTGTTGATGAACTGCTGGCCCAGATTGAACGTCCGGAAGTGGTTCTGAATGAAAAGGGTGAAGTTATTGCGCTGCTGGTGGGCGTTGTGGACCGGGCGCCTCATGGCGAGCGGGATAATTATATTATGATTCGCCCGGTTGATGCTTTCGTGCCGGACAATAAATAA